One window of the Zea mays cultivar B73 chromosome 3, Zm-B73-REFERENCE-NAM-5.0, whole genome shotgun sequence genome contains the following:
- the LOC100281803 gene encoding cytokinin-O-glucosyltransferase 3 precursor, translated as MAGLHFLLVPLVAQGHIIPMVDLARLLAGRGARVTVVTTPVNAARNRAVVESARRAGLDVEVAEIAFPGPGHGLPEGLENMDLLTRREHFLPFFQAAWKMDAPLEEYVRSLPRRPDCLIADSCNPWTAEVCARHGIPRLVLHCPSTYFLLAMHSLSKHGVHDRVADELETFEVPDFPVPALANRATFRGFFQWPGAEGFQRDVAEAEATADGLLLNTFRDIEGVFVDRYAAALGRKTWAIGPMCASGGLDADARASRGNRPDVDAGLFVSWLDARPPSSVLYISFGSLAHLPAKQVIELGRGLEASERPFVWAIKEANSNTDVQAWLAEGFEERVRDRGLLVRGWAPQVTILSHPAVGGFLTHCGWNAALEAIAYGVPVLTWPSFSDQFSSERLLVDVLNIGVRSGVKVPAMFLPKEAEGVQVSSADVEKAVGELMDEGPKGTARRGRAKDLAAKAKVTMMEGGSSYADLTDMIHHVAVLGSRQ; from the coding sequence ATGGCGGGACTTCACTTCTTGCTCGTGCCGCTGGTAGCGCAAGGCCACATCATCCCGATGGTGGACCTGGCCCGCCTCCTCGCCGGCAGGGGAGCGCGAGTCACCGTGGTTACCACGCCCGTCAACGCCGCGCGCAACCGGGCCGTTGTAGAAAGCGCCCGGCGGGCGGGGCTCGACGTCGAGGTCGCGGAGATCGCGTTCCCCGGCCCGGGGCACGGGCTGCCGGAGGGTCTGGAGAACATGGACCTGCTCACGAGGAGGGAgcacttcttgcccttcttccaggCGGCGTGGAAGATGGACGCGCCGCTGGAGGAGTACGTGCGGTCGCTGCCCCGGCGCCCGGACTGCCTCATAGCAGACTCGTGCAACCCGTGGACGGCGGAGGTGTGCGCCCGCCACGGCATCCCGCGCCTGGTGCTGCACTGCCCGTCCACCTATTTCCTCCTCGCCATGCACAGCCTGTCCAAACACGGCGTCCacgaccgcgtcgccgacgagctGGAGACGTTCGAGGTGCCGGACTTCCCGGTGCCCGCGCTCGCGAACAGGGCCACGTTCCGCGGTTTCTTCCAGTGGCCCGGAGCCGAGGGCTTCCAGCGCGACGTCGCCGAGGCCGAGGCCACCGCCGACGGCCTGCTGCTCAACACCTTCCGCGACATCGAGGGCGTCTTCGTCGACCGCTACGCGGCGGCGCTCGGACGGAAGACGTGGGCCATCGGGCCCATGTGCGCCTCCGGCGGCCTGGACGCGGACGCCAGGGCCAGCAGGGGCAACCGCCCCGACGTCGACGCCGGCCTTTTCGTGTCGTGGCTAGACGCCCGGCCGCCCTCGTCCGTGCTGTACATCAGCTTCGGCAGCCTCGCGCACCTGCCGGCGAAGCAGGTCATCGAGCTCGGCCGCGGCCTCGAGGCGTCGGAGCGGCCGTTCGTCTGGGCCATCAAGGAGGCCAATTCGAATACTGACGTGCAGGCGTGGCTCGCCGAGGGGTTCGAGGAGCGCGTCAGGGACAGGGGGCTCCTGGTCCGCGGGTGGGCGCCGCAGGTGACCATCCTTTCGCACCCCGCAGTGGGCGGCTTCTTGACCCACTGCGGGTGGAACGCCGCGCTGGAAGCCATCGCCTACGGCGTGCCGGTGCTGACGTGGCCCAGCTTCTCCGACCAATTCAGCAGCGAACGGCTGCTCGTCGACGTCCTCAACATCGGCGTCAGGTCCGGCGTCAAGGTGCCCGCCATGTTCTTACCCAAGGAGGCGGAGGGCGTGCAGGTGTCGAGCGCCGACGTGGAAAAGGCGGTGGGCGAGCTCATGGACGAGGGTCCCAAGGGGACGGCAAGGAGAGGAAGGGCCAAGGACCTCGCCGCGAAGGCGAAGGTAACCATGATGGAAGGTGGGTCGTCGTACGCCGACTTGACCGACATGATCCACCACGTCGCGGTGCTCGGCAGTCGGCAGTAA
- the LOC100278191 gene encoding uncharacterized protein LOC100278191 — MPKPSSGTSTSAPLLPTTTISVPKSSSHPAPAMLLNSLATFGRSLLSSSRRTPVAMLATTFFLLTLVMYDEDTRTNVELSIDDYLYLDADLYNVSDLLLLPGLAQDLHPHLAHRA, encoded by the coding sequence ATGCCCAAGCCATCATCAGGCACCTCCACCTCCGCCCCCTTGCTCCCCACGACCACCATCTCGGTTCCCAAGTCGTCATCCCACCCCGCCCCCGCGATGCTCCTCAACTCGCTCGCCACATTTGGGCGCTCCCTCCTCTCATCGTCGCGGCGAACCCCGGTCGCCATGCTCGCCACCACCTTCTTCCTCCTCACGCTCGTCATgtacgacgaggacacccgcacaAATGTCGAGCTCTCCATCGACGACTACCTCTACCTAGACGCCGACCTCTACAACGTCTCCGACCTGCTGCTCCTCCCGGGTCTCGCCCAGGATCTGCATCCGCATCTAGCGCATCGAGCATGA